TTAGGCGATGTTTCCGTGTTTGAATGCCAATTCATGCCTTTCTGTGACAAACCCAGGGTGGATTGGCAGCAGTGTCATGGAGAATGAGTCTCACTTCAAATCCCGTAGAGCTGCTTCAAACTAGCCTGGGCATCCTGGGGCATTGTAGATAAGAATGAATCAAACTGTGGGATGATTTGTTGGTAGACATTGATGACCTGGTGGATAGAAATGTTAGCAAAGAATAGCATTTTGCATTGCATGGTCAGATACGCCACTCACATTCCTGAATGCATCATGCAGCTCCTGCTTGATGGGACTTCTTAGATTTACCAGGTCCCGGTACTTCGCgatggccaagaagaagtgCGGGATGTCCTTCTCGATCGCTTGAGGGTTCCTAGACACGGTGAGCGCAAAGCCCTTGAATGCCGTGGCCTTTTCCTCGGACGGATCAACCTCGTCCATGGCGTTGAGAAAGTCATCCGTGAACATGTTCAAGTGGGGGGCCAGAAGTTCAGCATTATCGATGCCTAGCCTTCCAAGGGCGATTGCAGCGTTCTCCCTAACGCTCTTGGGGACTCGAGGGTTGGAGAGGATCTCGACGCATcgctgcagcagctcctgGACGAAGGGTGCCATGCCCTTACCGTGCTGAATCGCGATCTCACCGGCGCTCCAGCAAGCATTGTTCACGACGCCAAAATCATCGTCCATCTCCTCGTCCAAGAGATTATCCAGGTCCAGCTGCTTCAATAAGATTGGGAGCAGGGTGGCCAAGTTGGGCTGAAGCTGCCCGAACACATAGCGCGCGCAGTCACCAAGAAGGGCGTATGCGGATTGCTTGACTTCGTCTGCAAGGTCATCCATACACAAGCCCAGGAGCTCAAAAAGTTGCTGATTTGACTGCCCGACAAGCTCAGAGGATTTTGCGGGCTCCAAACATTGAACAATGGCACTCAGCATATCTAGGCTGGTGACGAGGAAATCCCTGTCAGGTTGGTCGATTGCCCCGTTGTTCTTTGCATGATGTGACTGCTCCAGATTTTGGTGAATTATCTCGAGACATCTCCTGAAGATGGGTTGGGCGTATGGTGCAAAAGAGTCACCAAGTGCCATGGCCACGTACGACATACACTCGAGCAGCGGGAACAGCTCGCGCGACTGGTCTGGCACCTTCTGCCAGCGATCGATCAGTACGGGCATTAGCGTGTTGGAGAGCTCCGGTGTGGCCAAGACAGGCCCGATGCTCTCGGCCAGCGTCTGCACGCAGTCATACAGAATATATATGTTCTTGTCCTTGTACTTGGCGAAGCAGCGGACGAATTGTTGGATGATCGGTCCGCTGTAGGGCTCCAGCACTTTACCGGCCTTCTCCTCGAGGTTAGCCATGGCCGACGCAGCGGCCTCCTGAacctttttgttcttgtccAGCATTTTGGTCAAGATACCTTCCATCATGGGCACAAAGTACTGCTGCTTATCGTTCGGCTCAGTCAGAGCGGCAGCCCACGAGGAATAGCGTGCAAGGGTCCAGCAGGTGATTTGTCGGACCACGGGTTCGGTGTCGTTGAGAAGCGAAATAAGGTAGGGGACGAGTTCCGGGAGGTGAGGTGTGACGACATTCATGCATCCGTCGGCAATGGCA
The Pyricularia oryzae 70-15 chromosome 1, whole genome shotgun sequence DNA segment above includes these coding regions:
- a CDS encoding transportin-2, which produces MAWQPSTESLQTLAVCLKDSLSAFNKDSQKQAEQMLSQAKASPDFNNYLALIFSSSESLPGVQIGQQDLHVIRAAAAIMLKNSIKNDFKQIPESSLEMIKQAIPIGIQDKNSQIRSYAGNIATELIRRGGIFSWPSFLPELLAMFSNESGQVTPEAQEGAISAMAKICEDNTKTLEREHNGQRPLNYLLPKLIEATKNPQPKVRVHALTAINVFTSRKSQAMLNNIDSLLQHLFYLSQDDNVDVRKEVCRAFVRLVETRPDKLQPHIADLVDYIIVQQKSEDEELSVEAAEFWLSVGEHDDLWQLLIPHIQKIMPVLLDCMRYSGEDIAALEGASDDEDEDDRAEDIKPQFATKKLTRAANGEVLDGSKDGNPGFQRLDDMNDDLEEGELEDDEEGDENPDEKWSVRKCSAAALDVFARDFNAPVFESILPYLSQNLKHDEWPHREAAVLALGAIADGCMNVVTPHLPELVPYLISLLNDTEPVVRQITCWTLARYSSWAAALTEPNDKQQYFVPMMEGILTKMLDKNKKVQEAAASAMANLEEKAGKVLEPYSGPIIQQFVRCFAKYKDKNIYILYDCVQTLAESIGPVLATPELSNTLMPVLIDRWQKVPDQSRELFPLLECMSYVAMALGDSFAPYAQPIFRRCLEIIHQNLEQSHHAKNNGAIDQPDRDFLVTSLDMLSAIVQCLEPAKSSELVGQSNQQLFELLGLCMDDLADEVKQSAYALLGDCARYVFGQLQPNLATLLPILLKQLDLDNLLDEEMDDDFGVVNNACWSAGEIAIQHGKGMAPFVQELLQRCVEILSNPRVPKSVRENAAIALGRLGIDNAELLAPHLNMFTDDFLNAMDEVDPSEEKATAFKGFALTVSRNPQAIEKDIPHFFLAIAKYRDLVNLRSPIKQELHDAFRNVINVYQQIIPQFDSFLSTMPQDAQASLKQLYGI